DNA from Triticum aestivum cultivar Chinese Spring chromosome 7D, IWGSC CS RefSeq v2.1, whole genome shotgun sequence:
AAACTGAAAACAGACTGTAAGGAGCTCATGTGTAGTGCAGAACTCATCTTGTTAGCCTAAATACATTTAGTGTGGAATCTGATTCGTTCGCACTGTACATATGCTCTACTTTTGGAGAAACAAATTAACATTCTGTGCAGTTCTATTACAGGTCGACATCACGTGAAGTAAGACGGCTTGACAGTGTTGCTCGTTCACCTATCTATTCATCTTTTACAGAGACACTTGATGGTTCATCAACGATAAGAGCATTCCAAAAGGAGGTATGTGAATTACATCGAGACTATTGAAAATTATATGAAGGATACCAGAGCCTTTACCTTCATTTGAACCTAGCTGTTAGAACTTTAAAGCTCGAGTGACTTGTGTTAATGTGATTTGTTCAAGACACTGACGGTAAAATACACAGGTTTTTTTCTTAGAGAGGTTCATCCAACAACTGACACTATACCAGAAAACATCCTACTCTGAGCTTACTGCTAGTCTGTGGCTCTCATTAAGACTCCAGGTATAATTCTTTGTCAAGGGATAGTAACTTCATCTTCTGTTATGAAACCATGAATCTTTCTCTATTAGTTAGGCCTATTGCGTAGTCAATGTATTAACCAGCAGATCACTTCAGTTGTTGGCAGGGTTGATCATTTTGTTCATCGCCGTGATTTCCGTTGTTGGCTTCCATAGTAACTCTCCTGTTAAGTTTGGTACACCTGGACTGGTAAGTATGACAGGGAAGAAATTACCAACTCCAGGCTCATTTTTTTACATTTCTGTTCCTGTTGAAAATATTggtatgtttgactatatagaatTTAAGATAGAAAAAATACACTGCAGGTTGGCCTGGCGTTATCATATGCAGCACCTGTTGTATCACTGTTGAATAGCTTCTTAACCACTTTTACAGAGACAGAAAAGGAAATGATCTCTGTTGAGAGGGTTGTTGAGGTAAAAAGCCAAGAAATATTCTGCCTGTTACTGACAAGCATATTTTCCTCTAATAATTCAATAATGCTTGCAGTATGTTGGTATACCTCAAGAAGAACTCCAGGGATCAGAATCTCCTGATAGAAGTTGGCCAACAGAAGGGAAGATTGAGTTTGAGCATGTAACTCTAAGGTACAAAGCGGATCTACCACCGGCTTTGAATGAAATCTCATTCCATATTGAATCTGGCATGCAGGTATGGTAACTGTTTGCACATTCTTATTGAGTCATTCAGAAAACTACCATTAAACTGCCCTGGTTTGTTAGGTTGGAATAATAGGAAGGACCGGAGCAGGAAAATCCAGTATACTGAATGCACTTTTCCGTTTAACTCCAATCTGCAATGGTCGCATCTTAGTAGATGGTTTTGATGTGGCCAAAGTTGCTGTCCGAGATCTTCGTGGACATTTTGCAGTAGTACCCCAGAGTCCGTTTTTGTTTGATGGTTCTTTGAGGTAAACTATTAGTTGCTCTTATTTCTGGCTTCTACAATTTTGTGGGCATTGGTTGGACATTTATTTAGAGAACTAAACAGAGAAACCCATGTCCAGCATTCTAATTTTGAGTTGACAAACAGGGAAAACCTAGACCCTTTCGGTATAACAACAGATATCAGGATATGGGAAGCTCTTGAAAAATGCCATATGAAGGCAGAGATAGAATCGATAGGAGGACTTGATATCCATGTTAAAGAAAGTGGTGGATCCTTTTCAGTAGGCCAGCGACAACTCCTATGTCTCGCCCGTGCTATCCTAAAATCATCAAAGGTATCTATACTATGTTGGTCTTTTCAAACATTCTGCAAGTTTCATCAGCAGCAAAAGCCTATGATGTTAAGTTGCGTGCCGCGTAGTTGCTCAAAGAAGTTAAACTTGCTTATGATTCTACAGGTACTTTGCCTTGATGAGTGCACAGCCAATGTTGACAATCAGACAGCATTCCTGTTACAGAATACTATTTCTGCTGAATGCAAGGGCATGACGGTCCTCACAATAGCCCATCGCATTTCAACTGTGATGAAGATGGACAATATTCTAGTTCTTGATCAAGGCAAACTGGTAAGTCATGCCATTATGCTTTTGTAACCTCTTAGTGATGATATATACCTGAAGAGTCAAAATCTGGATGCAACAAAATGCTTCACAGAAATGAACAAACGGCAACGTGAATCAGATGCCCTTCATTGGACATCTGCAGCAGCGTGGTTATATGTTCAAATCATTAGAAATGCCCTTCGCTCACCTTGTTAGAATAGTATCTAACTCCATTTCCTCCAAATTTAGGTTGAAGAAGGAAACCCAGAGGTTCTTATGAATGACAACAGATCAAGGTTCTCACGATTTGCGAAGGCATCTGTGTGATCCTAGGAAAATCATGTGCCACTCTGTGTTGTGCTACTAGATGAAACACTAGGGCTTAGTTGTATCTCTCACTTTGATCAATGATACCTTGTTCAGTTCACATGCACATCTAAGAGCTTATAGGAAGCCTGATCCTCTAGCTCATGAATCAATTTGTCGGAACTCAAGGTTTTCTGAAATGGATCTAGGATGGAATTTGTTATATCAAAGTATTATCATCACAGCAAAGTTGAAATGAACCCAGATGAAATACTCATAAACCAACAACCACAGCTGAATCAGGCAAGTAAGCGGTAACTGCAATCCACGGTACCAGCAAATCTGGATCCAATTTCAGGTACTATATATAACCCGTCCAAAATGTACATATACAGGGGGCAGGAACAGGGCTGGTTCATTCCACTAACCTAATCCCATAGAAAGACCACACGGCGGGGGAGGGGAGGAGTGCTGCTCAGGCGACGTAGATGTAGTCGTCGTCGCGGCGGCGGACGCGGTCGGGGTCGACGGAGCAGATGACGTAGGCGGCGTAGAGGACGCCGGGGAGGTAGCCGAGGATGGTGAGCAGCACGCTGATCCAGAACTCCATCTGCCGCAGAAACGAGGAGGAGAGACATGGTGATTAGCCGGCCAAGAAAGGGATGGGGTTGAGGAGGGGAATGGCGAGGTAAAATTGGTGGCGTACGGAGCAGCAGCCGTGGCGGAGGCAGACGCCGAGGGGCGGGAGGAGGATGGCGCACAGGATCTCCAGGCACCGGCAGCAGCACGAGCACAGCCCCATCGCGCTCGCTCGCTCGCTGCGGTCGCCGGCTGGGTTGCTTGCGGTCGCCGGACTCGGAGGCGGGGGTGGAACTGCGGGAGGGAAGGGGAGCTGGACCAACGATGCGTGCGGGTCTCTGCTTTTCTGTGCGGGTGCTCTGTTTTTCTGTGGGGGAGATCGCGACTCGGTTGGGGTGGGGGACACGGAGACGCGGGCCTCGCGACTTGTGCGGGTTGGGTTGGCTGGGAGTTCTGCCACACGCACGACAGCGCTGTTGGTCCCGTTTTACAGGTCAGCTCGGGTTTATCACGCGCTCACGTGTCCTGCCAAATTGCGTATTGAGAGCGACAAAATCTAAAATTCTACGACTCCCATTCTTTGAATATAAGCATCAACCAACATTCCAGTTCCGATGGCCATCCAAAACTGAAGTTGAAAAACCAGTTACGCACCATCAGAGCATCTCCGGTCGTCGTCCTCATAGCCACCTCGTTTGTCCAGTCGAATTGTATGAACACCATCCGAAAAAATTCTCACTAAAGCCACCCATTTATCTGAACTGCCCTGATCTCCTCAAACTCATCCCAAATGTTGGCCGGATATTGGATTATGTGAGCATGTTCGGACATGTCAGCCATGTCGGCTTGTCCTGACCCATCCGCACAAACCCGAGTTCTCACTCTCATTCCCATCTCCTTCTCCCCCCTCTTCGGTCATGTTCGGATTCAGATCAGGGTCCAAGTCCAATGGGTGGATTTGGAGCTTCTCGGGGCGATGCTCAAGTTGGGGTAAAAACGACAGGCCGAAGCTATCCAAATCTTTTTCACTATTATCCAATGTGGGATACAACAAGTTTCATGTGTTTTTCTTATCCGACGTGGCATCACTAAGATatcatcattgtacatgccctaagacaTCATAGAGTTTACATCAACTTTTCCT
Protein-coding regions in this window:
- the LOC543081 gene encoding hydrophobic protein OSR8, producing MGLCSCCCRCLEILCAILLPPLGVCLRHGCCSMEFWISVLLTILGYLPGVLYAAYVICSVDPDRVRRRDDDYIYVA